A window of the Mannheimia granulomatis genome harbors these coding sequences:
- a CDS encoding urocanate hydratase, with protein MAFQIPTTANWENGLRCKNWRTEALLRLLENVLIVGEAPEKLIVYAALGKAARNQASYESIVTSLKTMTEDYTLIVQSGKPIGLLKTHAKAPIVIMANCNIVGQWAKADIFYELERRGLICWGGLTAGDWQYIGSQGVIQGTYEIFSRIAERYFKGNLAGRFILSAGLGGMGGAQPLAGYMAGAAILVVDANPESIKKRLRIGYLKKHTDNLDEALTWIKAATDKKEAISVGLLGNAAEIYPQIYAQGLIPDIVTDQTSAHDLVYGYLPPEFDLETVRKLRETDHQTLINANLSAIKRHLQAMLDFQKAGSIVFDNGNLIRTHAKNAGIENAFDIPIFTEAFLRPLFSRAIGPFRWIALSNNPQDIATIDNYVLEHFSQNKIITNWINLARQYVPFEGLPARIAWLGHQERTDLAIAVNQMVAEGKLSAPIAFTRDHLDAGAMAHPNIMTENLIDGSDAIADWPLINAMVNCASQADLVAIHSGGGGYSGYMTSAGVTVIADGSPEAAERLRLSMTNDTSLGIMRYADAGYPEALDEAIQKGLNYIQLS; from the coding sequence ATGGCTTTTCAAATTCCAACCACAGCAAACTGGGAAAATGGACTTCGTTGCAAAAATTGGCGTACAGAGGCATTACTGCGTTTGCTGGAGAATGTATTAATTGTAGGGGAGGCTCCCGAAAAATTAATTGTTTACGCCGCTCTTGGTAAAGCAGCACGTAATCAAGCCAGTTATGAGTCGATTGTCACATCATTGAAAACAATGACTGAAGATTACACACTCATCGTACAATCAGGTAAACCTATTGGCTTACTAAAAACGCATGCTAAAGCTCCTATTGTCATTATGGCAAATTGCAATATCGTAGGTCAGTGGGCTAAAGCAGATATTTTCTATGAATTAGAACGCCGAGGCTTAATATGTTGGGGAGGTCTTACCGCAGGGGATTGGCAATATATCGGATCTCAAGGGGTCATCCAAGGCACTTATGAAATATTTAGTCGTATCGCAGAACGTTACTTTAAAGGTAATCTAGCCGGTCGCTTTATTCTTTCTGCAGGTCTTGGAGGCATGGGAGGCGCTCAACCATTAGCCGGTTACATGGCAGGAGCCGCAATTCTCGTAGTTGATGCAAATCCTGAAAGTATTAAAAAACGTTTACGGATTGGCTATCTCAAAAAACATACAGATAATCTGGATGAAGCATTAACTTGGATCAAAGCAGCCACAGACAAAAAAGAAGCTATATCGGTTGGTTTATTAGGTAATGCCGCTGAGATTTACCCTCAAATTTACGCACAAGGCCTAATACCAGATATTGTCACAGACCAAACTTCGGCTCATGATTTAGTCTATGGCTATCTGCCACCGGAATTTGATTTAGAAACTGTCAGAAAATTACGAGAAACAGATCATCAAACGTTAATTAATGCAAACTTAAGTGCAATTAAACGCCACCTACAAGCTATGCTTGATTTCCAAAAAGCGGGTTCTATTGTATTCGATAATGGAAATTTAATTCGTACACACGCCAAAAATGCAGGTATTGAAAACGCCTTCGATATTCCTATTTTTACCGAAGCCTTTTTACGCCCATTATTTAGCCGTGCAATAGGCCCTTTTCGCTGGATTGCTCTCTCAAATAACCCTCAAGATATTGCTACGATAGATAATTATGTACTGGAACATTTTTCACAAAACAAAATTATCACAAATTGGATAAATCTTGCCCGTCAATACGTTCCCTTTGAAGGATTACCTGCTCGTATTGCTTGGTTAGGTCACCAAGAACGTACTGACTTAGCTATTGCGGTAAATCAAATGGTTGCTGAAGGTAAGCTTTCCGCCCCCATTGCCTTTACCAGAGACCACTTAGATGCCGGAGCAATGGCTCACCCCAACATTATGACCGAAAACCTCATTGATGGCTCTGATGCCATTGCAGACTGGCCGCTTATCAATGCCATGGTGAATTGTGCCTCACAAGCTGATTTGGTCGCAATTCACTCAGGCGGAGGTGGGTATAGCGGTTATATGACCTCAGCTGGAGTCACTGTCATTGCAGATGGCTCACCGGAAGCTGCTGAACGCTTACGGCTTTCCATGACCAATGATACCAGCCTTGGCATTATGCGTTATGCCGATGCCGGTTACCCGGAAGCACTGGATGAAGCGATACAAAAAGGTCTAAATTATATTCAGCTAAGTTAA
- the hemG gene encoding menaquinone-dependent protoporphyrinogen IX dehydrogenase: MKTLILYFTTDGQTLKIAERLANVITHEVELISLKDQAVNFAEKIANADQIVIGASIRYGHFNPLVYQFVEQYYGILNQKKTAFYGVNLTARKANRNTAQTNTYIRKFLAKIQWQPTYVEVFAGALFYPRYTTFDRIMIRFIMKITKGDTDTSKEYEYTDWQQVENFGKLLSNGL; this comes from the coding sequence ATGAAAACCTTAATTCTCTATTTTACGACTGATGGCCAAACTCTAAAAATAGCCGAGCGATTGGCAAATGTGATTACTCATGAAGTTGAGCTGATTTCGCTTAAAGATCAAGCGGTCAATTTTGCTGAAAAAATTGCAAATGCAGATCAAATTGTGATTGGTGCATCTATTCGCTATGGGCATTTTAATCCATTGGTATATCAATTTGTTGAACAATATTACGGCATACTCAACCAGAAAAAAACGGCATTTTATGGGGTGAATTTGACTGCTCGCAAAGCCAACCGTAATACAGCGCAAACGAATACTTATATCCGAAAATTTTTAGCCAAAATTCAATGGCAGCCAACCTATGTTGAAGTTTTTGCCGGAGCGTTGTTTTATCCTCGTTACACTACCTTTGATCGCATAATGATTCGTTTTATTATGAAGATAACCAAAGGAGATACCGACACCAGCAAAGAATACGAATATACTGATTGGCAACAAGTCGAGAATTTTGGCAAATTATTAAGCAATGGATTATAA
- a CDS encoding DUF917 domain-containing protein — MSRILTLQDVDFAVKGGSIFACGGGGWMEHGYTLGRAAVTIGKPELVSMEEVDDNAWIATAAAIGAPGGLTDWEMLGVDYVKAVQLLQEALGEKLYGLMIGQNGMSSTVNGWLPSAILGTKVIDAVGDLRAHPTGDMGSIGLANSPEQMIQTAAGGNRKNNQYIELVTKGATSKISPILRKASDMSGGFIASCRNPIRASYVRQNAALGGISRALSLGKAIVQAEGKGGSKIIEAICTHTGGSIIASGKVKKNTLQYTDQAFDVGIIQIGIGKNAVKIHVMNEHMAVDLADGTRIATYPDVITTLDTNGQPISAGQVKEDMEIVVFHIDKNKIPLSSSVIDPSVYPPVEAILGIDLHSYALGEK, encoded by the coding sequence ATGAGCAGAATTCTAACCCTTCAAGATGTTGATTTTGCTGTAAAAGGAGGATCTATATTTGCATGTGGCGGCGGTGGCTGGATGGAACATGGTTACACTCTAGGCCGTGCAGCTGTTACTATCGGCAAGCCGGAATTAGTTAGCATGGAGGAGGTTGATGATAATGCGTGGATTGCAACTGCCGCAGCTATTGGTGCACCCGGTGGTCTAACTGACTGGGAGATGCTTGGCGTGGATTATGTTAAAGCAGTTCAATTACTACAAGAAGCACTAGGTGAAAAACTATATGGCTTAATGATAGGTCAAAATGGCATGTCTTCAACCGTAAATGGCTGGCTACCCTCTGCAATTCTAGGCACAAAAGTAATTGATGCTGTAGGCGATTTACGTGCTCATCCTACAGGCGATATGGGTTCTATTGGACTTGCCAACTCCCCTGAACAAATGATTCAAACTGCTGCCGGTGGTAATCGCAAAAATAATCAATACATTGAATTAGTGACTAAAGGTGCTACCTCCAAAATTTCTCCGATATTACGCAAAGCATCCGATATGTCTGGTGGCTTTATTGCAAGCTGCCGCAATCCAATACGCGCCAGTTATGTTCGCCAAAACGCAGCACTTGGCGGTATATCACGGGCACTCTCTTTAGGTAAAGCGATCGTTCAAGCCGAAGGCAAAGGCGGCTCAAAAATTATTGAGGCGATTTGTACACATACGGGAGGTTCTATTATTGCATCCGGTAAAGTAAAGAAAAATACCCTTCAATATACCGATCAGGCTTTTGATGTCGGTATCATCCAAATAGGTATAGGGAAAAATGCAGTAAAAATTCACGTAATGAATGAACACATGGCGGTAGATCTTGCAGATGGAACCCGTATTGCCACTTACCCGGATGTCATTACTACTCTTGATACAAATGGCCAGCCAATTAGTGCCGGACAAGTTAAAGAAGATATGGAAATAGTGGTCTTTCACATTGATAAAAACAAGATTCCTCTTTCATCAAGTGTAATCGATCCCAGTGTTTATCCGCCTGTAGAGGCTATTTTAGGCATTGACTTACATAGCTATGCGTTAGGAGAAAAATAA
- the fmt gene encoding methionyl-tRNA formyltransferase: protein MSKLNIIFAGTPDFAAQHLQALLDSEHNVIAVYTQPDKPAGRGKKLQASPVKQLAETHNIPVFQPKSLRNAEAQAELNALNADVMVVVAYGLILPEAVLNAPKYGCLNVHGSLLPRWRGAAPIQRSIWAGDNETGVTIMQMDIGLDTGDMLHKVTTPIEPNETSASLYTKLAELAPPALLEVLNGLESQAFKAEKQDETQSNYAEKLSKEEAKLDWNLSASQLERNIRAFNPWPMSFLTLEVEGVEQSIKIHQATVLPHQNKAAGSVVNVDKTGIQIATQEGVLNITQLQPAGKKPMSVQDFLNGRTDWFSVGKQL from the coding sequence ATGTCAAAACTCAATATTATTTTTGCCGGCACACCTGATTTTGCCGCTCAACATTTACAAGCATTATTAGATTCAGAGCATAATGTAATTGCCGTTTACACCCAACCGGACAAACCTGCCGGTCGTGGTAAAAAACTGCAAGCCAGCCCGGTGAAGCAACTGGCTGAAACACATAACATTCCTGTTTTTCAACCGAAATCACTACGCAATGCAGAAGCACAAGCAGAACTCAACGCCTTAAATGCGGACGTGATGGTCGTAGTGGCTTATGGCTTAATTCTGCCGGAAGCCGTACTGAACGCTCCTAAATACGGTTGCTTGAATGTGCATGGCTCGCTGCTACCCCGTTGGCGTGGAGCAGCTCCGATTCAGCGTTCAATTTGGGCGGGCGACAACGAAACCGGCGTAACAATTATGCAAATGGATATCGGCTTAGACACCGGTGATATGCTGCATAAAGTTACAACACCAATTGAGCCAAATGAAACCTCAGCCTCTCTTTACACTAAACTGGCAGAACTTGCCCCACCTGCATTGTTGGAGGTATTAAACGGCTTAGAAAGCCAAGCCTTTAAGGCGGAAAAACAGGATGAAACCCAATCTAATTATGCAGAAAAATTATCCAAAGAAGAGGCAAAATTGGACTGGAATCTCTCAGCCTCACAACTCGAACGCAATATCCGTGCTTTTAATCCGTGGCCGATGAGCTTTTTAACTCTAGAGGTTGAAGGCGTTGAGCAAAGCATTAAAATCCATCAAGCAACTGTATTACCACACCAAAACAAAGCGGCAGGTTCTGTGGTGAATGTGGATAAAACAGGCATTCAAATTGCCACCCAAGAGGGAGTTTTAAACATTACTCAACTGCAGCCGGCAGGCAAAAAACCGATGTCGGTACAAGATTTCCTAAACGGACGAACTGATTGGTTCAGCGTTGGAAAACAGTTATAA
- the modF gene encoding molybdate ABC transporter ATP-binding protein ModF, with product MQTQHSLHIDNAAFSLHKQQKLTIKKLIIQPNDFWVVIGGNGSGKTAFSLALQGKLPVYSGSYDNHFQNIQLLSFEQQQKIIEKIFNDRNNDSVSPDDFGLTARQIMLNGSDKNALCEEYAEKLRITHLLERPFIQLSTGESRKVLFCQMLVSEPDLLILDEPFEGLDQQSVQYWMQLVGELQSKMALVLIVNRFNDIPEAASHIALLDHLQLILQGKRVEMEQQAVYSQLKFAEENINVPLPDSAVPLTVLDNAINPFELEKVNIQYGEKKILDNLTWTVAPKQNWWIKGPNGAGKSTLLSIITGDHPQSYANKVRLFGCQRGSGETIWDIKKNIGYVSSQLHMDYRVNCAAIDVIISGFFDSIGVYQQIPNSLQLKAMEWLERLNLADVARKPFRSLSWGQQRLLLITRAMVKHPPILILDEPLQGLDGINRKLVKQFIDQLVNNSQTQLLFVSHQDSDAPNCITHLFEFVAKGETNESGYEYRQTAIIK from the coding sequence ATGCAAACACAACACTCTCTTCACATTGACAATGCTGCTTTTTCACTACATAAACAGCAAAAATTAACCATAAAAAAGCTCATCATTCAACCCAATGATTTCTGGGTGGTAATTGGCGGTAATGGATCGGGGAAGACCGCCTTTTCCCTTGCGTTGCAAGGTAAACTTCCTGTTTATTCTGGAAGTTACGACAACCATTTTCAAAATATTCAGCTCCTCTCTTTCGAGCAACAACAAAAAATCATTGAGAAAATTTTTAACGACCGCAATAACGATAGCGTTTCCCCCGATGATTTCGGCTTAACTGCCCGCCAAATTATGCTAAACGGTAGCGACAAAAACGCTCTCTGTGAGGAATATGCGGAAAAGCTTCGCATCACTCACCTGCTTGAACGCCCGTTTATTCAGCTTTCCACAGGCGAAAGCCGCAAAGTGTTGTTCTGCCAAATGTTGGTGAGTGAACCAGACTTACTGATTTTAGACGAACCGTTTGAAGGCTTAGATCAACAATCGGTACAATATTGGATGCAGCTTGTCGGTGAGCTGCAAAGCAAAATGGCATTAGTGCTGATTGTAAACCGTTTTAACGATATTCCCGAAGCTGCCAGTCATATTGCCCTGCTCGACCATTTACAGCTCATTTTGCAAGGAAAACGGGTGGAAATGGAACAACAAGCGGTCTATTCTCAACTAAAATTTGCAGAAGAGAATATCAATGTACCTTTGCCTGACAGTGCTGTACCGCTGACGGTATTGGATAATGCCATTAATCCATTTGAGCTGGAAAAGGTGAATATTCAATATGGTGAGAAAAAAATTCTCGACAACCTAACGTGGACAGTTGCCCCGAAACAGAATTGGTGGATTAAAGGCCCGAATGGTGCAGGCAAATCCACACTACTTTCAATTATCACAGGCGATCACCCGCAATCTTATGCTAACAAAGTCCGCTTATTCGGTTGCCAACGTGGTAGTGGCGAAACCATTTGGGATATTAAGAAAAACATCGGCTATGTCAGCAGCCAATTACATATGGATTACCGCGTAAATTGTGCGGCAATTGATGTGATTATTTCCGGCTTTTTCGACAGTATTGGTGTATATCAACAAATCCCCAACAGTTTACAACTCAAAGCAATGGAGTGGCTGGAACGCCTTAACTTAGCTGATGTTGCCAGAAAACCGTTCCGCTCACTCTCGTGGGGGCAACAACGCCTGTTGCTTATCACCCGAGCGATGGTAAAACACCCGCCGATTTTGATTTTAGACGAACCGCTACAAGGCTTGGACGGCATTAACCGTAAATTAGTGAAACAGTTTATCGACCAACTGGTCAATAACAGCCAAACCCAGCTTTTATTTGTTTCCCACCAAGACAGCGACGCCCCAAATTGCATCACGCATTTGTTTGAATTTGTTGCAAAAGGGGAAACAAATGAGTCGGGATATGAGTATAGGCAGACAGCGATCATTAAATAA
- the mscL gene encoding large-conductance mechanosensitive channel protein MscL encodes MSILKEFREFAVKGNVVDMAVGVIIGGAFGKIVSSLVSDVIMPPIGWLIGGVDFKDLAIEIAPAKEGAEAVMLKYGAFIQNVFDFLIIAIAVFGMVKVINSLKKAPVEEPEAPAEPTAEEKLLTEIRDLLKK; translated from the coding sequence ATGAGTATTTTAAAAGAGTTTCGTGAATTTGCAGTAAAAGGCAATGTAGTTGATATGGCCGTCGGTGTGATCATCGGTGGTGCATTCGGTAAAATCGTGTCTTCATTAGTAAGCGATGTTATCATGCCACCAATCGGTTGGTTAATCGGTGGTGTTGATTTTAAAGATTTGGCTATCGAAATTGCACCGGCTAAAGAAGGTGCTGAAGCAGTTATGCTTAAATACGGTGCGTTTATCCAAAACGTATTTGATTTCTTAATTATTGCTATTGCGGTATTCGGTATGGTGAAAGTGATTAACTCATTGAAGAAAGCTCCGGTTGAAGAGCCTGAGGCACCAGCTGAACCAACAGCAGAAGAGAAATTATTGACAGAAATTCGTGATTTATTGAAAAAATAA
- a CDS encoding TrkH family potassium uptake protein, whose amino-acid sequence MQFFSIIRIVGILVMCFSFTMLVPATVALIYGDGGGRAFLEAFALNFVVGTMLWWFCRSNKNELRAREGFLIVVLFWVVLGLLGAVPFIILEKPDLNVVESIFESFSGLTTTGATVITGLDSLPKAILFYRQFLQWLGGMGIIVLAVAIIPLLGIGGMQLYRAEMPGPLKEQKMRPRIAETAKALWMIYLSLTLLCAFAFWLAGMTPFDAISHSFSTISIGGFSTHDDSMGYFNSAAISYITVFFLLLSACNFALHFAVIDRLRDTQSRKRGHIFSRLYWGDYEFRFFFMIQLGLFLVCTLILMVYGYFDNTAITIEKALFQSVSISTTAGFTTHDFSQWSSFLPTLLVLSSFIGGCAGSTGGGLKVIRVLLLYLQSRREIHRYIHPNVIQPIKLGQHVLSERVVDGIWAFFSAYFFVFVVCWLASIACGMETFDALNAVIAALNNLGPALGSVSSNFTQVPDSAKLVLTFAMVCGRLEVFTLLVILSPVFWKD is encoded by the coding sequence ATGCAGTTTTTTTCAATTATTCGCATAGTCGGCATTTTAGTGATGTGCTTTTCTTTCACAATGCTTGTGCCGGCAACGGTTGCCTTAATTTATGGTGATGGTGGCGGACGGGCTTTTTTAGAGGCTTTTGCTTTGAATTTTGTGGTCGGAACGATGCTGTGGTGGTTTTGTCGCAGTAACAAAAACGAGCTACGAGCCAGAGAAGGTTTTTTAATTGTGGTGCTGTTTTGGGTTGTGTTGGGCTTGTTAGGAGCAGTGCCATTTATTATTTTAGAAAAACCGGATTTGAATGTGGTGGAGTCGATCTTTGAGTCCTTTTCCGGTTTGACGACTACCGGAGCAACTGTAATTACCGGCTTAGATAGTTTACCGAAAGCAATTTTATTCTATCGTCAATTTCTGCAATGGCTAGGGGGAATGGGGATCATTGTATTAGCAGTGGCGATTATTCCGTTATTGGGAATTGGTGGAATGCAACTTTATCGAGCTGAAATGCCGGGGCCATTAAAAGAGCAAAAAATGCGTCCTCGTATTGCAGAAACAGCAAAAGCATTGTGGATGATTTATCTGAGTCTCACTTTGCTTTGTGCCTTTGCATTCTGGCTGGCAGGTATGACCCCATTTGATGCGATTTCACATAGTTTTTCGACGATTTCTATCGGTGGATTTTCAACTCATGATGACAGTATGGGTTATTTTAATAGTGCGGCGATTAGCTACATTACGGTTTTTTTCTTGTTACTTTCCGCTTGTAATTTTGCTTTGCATTTTGCGGTTATCGATAGGCTACGCGATACTCAGTCCAGAAAGAGAGGGCATATTTTTAGCCGACTTTATTGGGGAGATTATGAGTTCCGGTTTTTCTTTATGATCCAGTTGGGATTATTCTTAGTTTGTACGCTTATTTTAATGGTATATGGATATTTTGATAATACGGCAATTACAATAGAAAAGGCGTTATTTCAATCGGTTTCTATTTCTACGACGGCCGGATTTACTACACATGATTTTAGCCAATGGTCTTCTTTTTTGCCGACATTATTGGTGTTATCCTCTTTTATCGGTGGATGTGCTGGCTCAACAGGTGGGGGCTTGAAAGTAATTCGTGTACTCTTGCTTTATTTGCAAAGTAGGCGAGAGATTCACCGCTATATTCACCCGAATGTGATTCAGCCGATTAAATTAGGGCAGCACGTGCTTTCGGAGCGAGTAGTAGATGGTATTTGGGCGTTTTTTTCTGCTTACTTCTTTGTTTTTGTGGTCTGTTGGCTTGCCTCTATTGCTTGTGGAATGGAGACTTTTGATGCTTTAAATGCAGTTATAGCCGCCCTCAATAACTTAGGGCCTGCATTAGGAAGCGTTAGCAGTAATTTTACCCAAGTACCGGATAGTGCTAAATTAGTGCTGACCTTTGCAATGGTTTGCGGACGTTTGGAAGTATTTACTCTACTTGTAATTTTAAGCCCGGTATTTTGGAAAGATTAA
- the rpsT gene encoding 30S ribosomal protein S20 yields MANIKSAKKRAVQSEKRRQHNASQRSMMRTFIKKVYAAVATGDKAAAQAAFVEMQKVVDRMASKNLIHANKAANHKSKLAAQIKKLA; encoded by the coding sequence TTGGCTAATATCAAGTCAGCAAAAAAACGTGCGGTTCAATCTGAAAAACGCCGCCAACACAACGCAAGCCAACGCTCAATGATGCGTACATTCATCAAAAAAGTATACGCAGCAGTAGCAACAGGCGATAAAGCAGCAGCTCAAGCCGCTTTCGTTGAAATGCAAAAAGTTGTAGACCGTATGGCGTCTAAAAACTTAATCCACGCTAACAAAGCAGCTAACCACAAATCTAAATTAGCAGCTCAAATCAAAAAATTAGCGTAA
- a CDS encoding MFS transporter, translated as MQHNTQTKNSSGKAVAATSIGNALEWYDFSIFAFFAAYIGHSFFEDGNETSSLVKTFLVFGVGFIARPLGAIFLGAYGDKVGRKAALTLTIGLMALGTFIIAIAPPVWVIGAGAPILLLVGRLLQGFSAGGEIGGATAFLVESAPTHKKATYAAWLQASMGISNILAALAGWSVSSLFSPEEINQWAWRLPFIFGLLIVPVGFYIRKTLHETEEFTTLQQQKTEKTPLLDIVSKYPSHLIAGILFSILWTVCVYTLIIYMPTYYASPNIGLGFQRSDSFLGALLGNIFMVIGCLLSGRLADKVGPYKILICAILVLMVGSYPILAWLHSNPTVNNLIITQSLFCIMVSIFAGVAPSVLANFFPVRIRSTGMSITYNIAAIFFAGFTPALMAWATNINKFAPSFYLAITGVVALIGLVWMRKLSPTTIY; from the coding sequence ATGCAACACAACACTCAAACTAAAAACAGCTCCGGAAAAGCAGTAGCTGCAACCTCTATAGGTAATGCTTTGGAATGGTATGACTTTAGTATTTTCGCTTTCTTTGCAGCCTATATCGGACATAGTTTTTTTGAAGACGGAAACGAAACCTCCTCCTTAGTGAAAACCTTTCTGGTATTTGGTGTAGGATTTATTGCTCGGCCATTAGGTGCAATATTTCTCGGAGCCTATGGCGATAAAGTTGGCCGCAAGGCAGCACTTACGTTAACCATCGGATTAATGGCATTAGGTACATTTATTATTGCCATTGCTCCCCCGGTTTGGGTGATTGGTGCTGGGGCCCCAATACTTTTATTAGTTGGGCGCTTATTACAAGGCTTTTCAGCCGGTGGGGAAATTGGAGGAGCAACGGCATTTCTCGTAGAATCAGCACCGACTCATAAAAAAGCAACCTATGCCGCATGGTTACAAGCAAGTATGGGTATATCCAATATCCTTGCCGCACTTGCAGGCTGGAGTGTCAGTTCCCTTTTTTCTCCGGAAGAAATTAATCAATGGGCATGGCGTTTACCCTTTATCTTCGGTTTACTTATTGTGCCTGTAGGATTCTATATTCGCAAAACATTACATGAAACAGAGGAATTCACAACCTTACAACAACAAAAAACCGAAAAAACGCCTTTATTAGATATTGTAAGTAAATATCCATCTCATCTGATTGCGGGAATCTTATTCTCTATCCTTTGGACTGTCTGCGTGTATACGTTAATCATTTATATGCCAACCTATTATGCCTCACCTAATATAGGATTAGGTTTCCAACGGAGTGATAGTTTTTTAGGAGCATTACTAGGCAATATCTTTATGGTTATTGGATGTCTATTGTCCGGACGTTTAGCTGATAAGGTTGGTCCTTATAAGATCTTAATCTGTGCAATTCTCGTACTCATGGTAGGTAGCTATCCTATTCTTGCTTGGCTACATTCAAATCCTACAGTGAATAATTTAATCATTACACAAAGTCTGTTCTGCATTATGGTTTCTATCTTTGCAGGTGTTGCACCTTCTGTTTTGGCAAATTTCTTTCCTGTAAGAATACGCTCAACAGGTATGTCAATAACATATAACATTGCCGCTATTTTCTTTGCAGGCTTTACACCAGCATTAATGGCTTGGGCAACAAATATCAATAAATTTGCTCCATCCTTTTACTTGGCCATAACGGGCGTAGTTGCATTAATAGGGTTAGTTTGGATGAGAAAATTAAGCCCAACTACTATTTATTAA
- a CDS encoding YigZ family protein, whose translation MEFFIPKAETVFEEEIKKSRFITYIRHTEGMEQAKAFWQEMKMLHPHARHWCWATVAGTPNDSQQYGFSDDGEPSGTAGKPMLNYLLGSGLGEVTAVVVRYYGGIQLGTGGLVKAYGSGVQQALLQLEKSRKVLRENYRLQCEYEQFNTISHLISEKDIVILEQEFSDKVNLLLAFNPSDFEMFSNELTQRFSGKLALIKQEN comes from the coding sequence ATGGAATTTTTTATCCCAAAAGCAGAAACAGTATTTGAAGAAGAGATTAAAAAAAGCCGTTTTATTACCTATATTCGCCATACAGAGGGAATGGAACAAGCTAAAGCCTTTTGGCAAGAGATGAAAATGCTGCATCCGCATGCTCGTCATTGGTGTTGGGCAACGGTTGCAGGCACACCGAATGACTCCCAACAATACGGTTTTTCTGACGACGGTGAGCCTTCCGGCACGGCAGGTAAACCGATGCTAAATTATCTGCTTGGTTCTGGTTTGGGTGAGGTAACTGCTGTGGTAGTGCGATATTACGGTGGTATTCAGCTCGGAACAGGTGGATTGGTGAAGGCTTACGGTAGCGGTGTGCAGCAAGCCTTATTGCAGTTGGAAAAAAGTCGCAAAGTTTTACGAGAAAACTACCGCTTGCAATGTGAATATGAGCAATTTAATACCATTTCACACCTTATCAGTGAGAAAGATATTGTGATATTAGAGCAGGAATTTAGCGATAAAGTAAACTTATTATTAGCCTTTAACCCCAGCGATTTTGAGATGTTTTCCAATGAGCTCACTCAACGTTTTTCGGGGAAGTTGGCATTAATTAAACAAGAGAATTAA